TAATATGAGATTGAGCGACTAATAATTGTTGAATATCGAGAAGTTGATGCCAATTTTCTGTTAACTGAACTACAATCGGTTCATACAATAATTCAGGCGATCGCTGTACAGCATGGTGAGCCGCTTCTACAATTAAAGTATTTCCGGGTAAAACTAATAATTCCGTTTGAGAAAACCGTTGTAATGAGCGAATAGAACGTTGTAAAAACAATTCTCGCCCATAAGGACGACTTAAACGTTCTAAAAATCTTCGTCGAGAAATCATCCCACTCAATTGACCTTCTTCGGTTAAAATTACCCCAGGAATTAGGGGATTTACTTCTAACTTTTGAGTGAGAATTATTCCCGGTTCGTTGATATCAACTTGAACATCATACAAAGATAACTCTTGTAGCGTAGATTCTAGCTCTAAGTTATGAATGGATGAGAAAGGAAGGACTGAGGATGGCGTTTCCATATCGTAGACATTGACCATAATGATATCTATGACAATTAATTAAAGTTTAACTTGTATTTAACTTGTAGGATAAGGGATGCTTTTTCACCCTGAAAACCTTTGATTCTATTTTATTCTATAATTTATAGTTTGAAGCGAAATTTAAAATTTAACGTGTTATTAATATGTTTACCTATTGTTAAACTTCTTCGGAACGAATACTCCTAAAACCCCAAATACTGCGTTAAGACAGGGCGGTTTACTCCGTGATTTTAGCTATTTTTCTAGTGATTTTGAAGCGATACTTGAGGACTTGTAACCCAGAGGTAGGGGTCTCTCATGCTGAAAGAGACCACCCGATCTCGTCCTTGATTTTTAGCTTCATACAAAGCTTGGTCAGCTGCAATAATTAAATCTCCTGGTGTTTTAATCTGGTTCATGATTTCGGAATTACCAAATTCTACAGTCGCAATTCCTAAACTTATGGTGACATGGGAACTCACGGAAGAACTAGGATGATGAAGCTGAATTGCTTTGATATTATCTCGCATTTTTTCAGCAATTAAAATAGCTTGATCTAGGTAGATTTTAGGTAAAACAACTACAAATTCTTCTCCCCCATATCGGGCGACTAAACCTTGATCTAAGGTCAGGGTTTGTGCGATTACTTGAGCTATTTGTTTAAGACAATCATCTCCGGCTTGATGTCCGTAGGTATCATTATAAGCTTTGAAGTAATCAACATCAGTAAAAATCAGAGAAAGTGGAAATTTCGTGAATTCAAGTTGTAACCATTGTTGTTCAAAATATTGATCAAAAAAATGACGGTTAGCGACTTGAGTTAAGCCGTCTAAGCTGGCTTTGATTTGTAGTTCCTGATATAATTCTTGTAAGATTTGATTGGATAATTGATGAATTTGAGCCTGAGCGAGTAAAAGTTGGTACATATCAATCAATCGATAAATTTGAGGTGCGAGTTGAACAACGATGGGTTCATAAACTAAATCCGGTAAGCGTTTTAAAGCCGATTGAGTCGCTTCTAAAATGGGAGTGGAACCAGCCAAAATTAAAAGCTGTTTTTTTTCCAAGCGATACAACAGTTTTAACGGACGCTTTAAAAACAATTCAATTCCATAAGGACGACTTAACCGTTCTAAAAATCGCCGTCGAGAAATCATCCCAAAAAATTCTTGCTTTTGCGTTAAAATGACTCCGGGGAATAAAGGATTATAATTAAAATAGTTAGCAACAACTTCCCCACATTCTGAAACATCAACTTGACAATCATACAAGTGCTGATCTTGTAGGGTTGAGGATAAACTAGAACAGAGGATAGAAGGGATGGGGTGCGACAGGTTGTACAAATCAAATTCGTTGGAACTTAGCATAAAATGTTGATGTTGTTTGTAAAGATATGATATTCTGATCGATTAAGGTTTTCACAAACCTGCATCAGATCAGTTACCATCTATCATAACTAAGTTGCCATGTAAAGCTATAGGCAAAAATTAGTTTAATATATTCACGAAACCAACAATTTTAGTCTCAAAAATTATCCTATTAAATTATTGAATATCCGTAGATTTGTTGAAATTAAAAGAGTAATTTAACCGAGAAAATACTTAGGAATTATGCAGAAACCGAGTTTTTTATACCGCTACGCGCTCTTAGAACAGGGAACACTTCGACCCTTCGGCAAGCTCAGGGCATCGCAGGCTCAGTGCTTCGCAGTAAGCAGTGAAATATAGCGGTTTTCAGTCCGATGAGGTACCGTTAACCCTTTCTATAAAAACCAGCCAGCGATGGCATCAGGTACAGGAGTAACTGATGCCATCGCACACCTCTATAAGCAGAAATTTTGGTAGAAGCCACCCCTACGGTTTTAATCATTATCTGATAGAATTTGTAAACGAATTCTGCCCTCGCTACCATCGCCTAATTGCACTTCAATAATTTGACCTGCTAACTGTTCTAAACAGCCTAAAAGCGATCGCAAATGGGGGGTACTTGCTCCCGTATCCACATATAAACGATCGGCTAAACTTCCGACTCGTTTCCAACTGCTATAGAGTTTAACCATCGTTTGTTCGAGAGCAGTAGCTTGTTTGACTAAATCAGAAGCCGTATTTAAACATCCCACCCGCAGCGCTTCTTCTAATGCCATTTCCATATCGACAGAAGACTGATTTAAGGCTTGAACTTGAGCCGCAGCATCCAAATATTTCGATAAATTTTTAGCTTCTGATGTTAACTGTTTAATCGTATCAACATCAGGATTTTCGATCATTTCCCGTTGCAATTCTGTTATATGTGCTTCGGGTAATTTTTCCATTTCTCGAACTAATGGCGCCAAATAGCGAGGCGGCATTGAACCCTCCGTTGCTTTTTCCCGAATTTCATCAGGAATTAAATCGGAACTCATCGCCGTCCATTCATCATTGAGTTGTCGAACTTCGCGGCGAGTAATGCGATCGCCTTTACAAGCAGCATCACTCACCATTTGTTGCACTTCTGCGGGTGCTTTTGCAGTTTCTATAAATGCTCGTTTACTAAAATTATTAATCGCATCGGGGTTAAGATGACCTTGAAGTAATAGGGCATCAGCGCTATTTGCTAATTCAATTAAAGCATAAGCTTGACTCTTGCTAATTTCCCGTTCTTTTAACCAATTTAAAAAGCCTGTACCCCGTCCTTCCCCGCCTTTTTTTTCTCGATCGCGGACAACTCTTAAGATTCTGCCGCGCCAGATTTCCGTTTGCAAGTCGAAGCGATCGCAAACTTTCCAAGCGACATCAATTTGGTGTTCAAAATCCAATTCAGGAATTTCTGCTTCTGGATCAGGGAGTTCAAAATGCAGATCCTGAAATTCAGCTAAAACCTGGATCAGTTCATCGGGAGTTTGGGGACTGTCGGCCATCGGACGCACGCTTGTTGGGAGACTGCCGGATCATTATTGCACAATTGGGGAACTTCTGGAGTTCTTCTGGGGGTGTTGTGTCCAGTTCAGGCAGGCTATCATCGTTAATAATTTACAATTGTTTAACTCTTGTTCTAGCGATTTTGGGCTATTTTTGGTAAAATGTCGAGCTAATCAAGCCGATGAGCTTAATTGATTTTAAGAGACGAGCGATCGCAGATTTATTAATGATTACAGTAAAAATAATTAGGATTGAGATCATGAAAATTAGAGAATTCCTACAACAAAAACGAGAAGATATTTTGCAAATAGCCGATCAACATGGAGCATTCAATGTGCGAATATTTGGCTCGGTTGCCAGAGGGGAAGAAACAGAGAATAGTGATATTGATTTTTTAATTGATTACGATATTTCTAAAATTTCTCCTTGGTTTCCAGTGGGGTTAATTGAAGATTTAGAGCAAATTTTAAATCGTAAGGTTGATGTGGTGACAGCGAAATCTTTACATTACTTTATTCGAGAAAAAATATTGAATGAGGCAATTAAATTATGAAAGAAAATAGAATTTACTTAATCCATATTCGAGATTGTTTACAACGCATTAAATCTTATACGGCTACGGGAAAAGATGGCTTTTATGAACAGACGATGATTCAAGATGCAGTGATGAGAAATCTTGAGGTGATGTGTGAATCTATCAGACTATTACCTGATGAATGGAAAGCATCAGAACCTAATACACCTTGGCACAGAATTGTTGGATTTAGGAATAGACTAGCCCATGAGTATTTAGGGATTGATTTAGAGGTTATATGGGATATCGTTGAAAATTACTTACCCGGGTTAGAAACCGCAATTGAAAAAATAGCAGAAAGATTTTGGCAGGTATAAACTATTGATTGAAATTCGACTGTTTAGACTATTAGCACAGAAACCGGGTTTCTGACTATTATTTCTGGGATGAAATCAAGACTTATTGTTCAGAAACCCGGTTTCTTGGTTTGTGTACCTCAGTCCTATTTATTATTCATTAATGATCGACTTTCTCACCCTCTCAACTCGTCGAGGCGCTTCAATTTCTGTAAACAGTTGAATAGCATTATCAAAATTAGGTTGACTGTTTTCCCTATCCCCCATCTGTTGATAGGTTAACGCCTGTTGATAATAAGCTTCAGCAATGTCACATTTTGCCCCAATTTGTTCTAAAATTTCTATCGATTCTTGATGATGAGTGAGTGCGGTTGTAAAGTCGCCCTGCATTCGGTAAAGTTCTCCTAGACCTGTTAAGGCTTTGGCTTTTACTTGAGTAAAGTTAGTTTCTTGAGCAAATGATATGGCTTGATTATACATTTCAAAAGAATTTAGAGTCTCGCCAATATTCTTATATGCTACTCCCAAGCATAGAAAAGTGTAACCTTGGCTCCAAATAGTCACTTTAGCTTCTTTTAAAGGTTTACTTTTATTAAGATAAGATAGTGTTGTTTCAGTGTTACCCCAATATGAATTTATTAAAGCAAGGTAAACATAACTGCATAATTGAATATGATAAAAGTGATCTTGATAAAGTTGATTCTCTTTTGTTATTAAGATTATTTTTTTGTTAGAGAGTGTGAAAATCGTTTCTTCAAATAAAAGATAAGATTGTCCTAAATCCCCTATATCTAAATAGCACAATCCTTGATTAAATAAGGATACAACGGATAATCTATACAATTGATATAAATAAAAATCTAGTTCTGGACTTTGTTCAGAATCAATATATAGTGTTTTTATTTTTTCTGCTATTGATTTACATTCCTTATGATGATTTATTGCTTGATGTATAGAACCTCTTAGCCATTGTATATCACCTAATATCTTGTATAACCTAGCTTTAACATAACTATTCTCTAGCTTGTCTTTAACTTTATTAATTAATGAAGCAGTTTGTTGTAATAAGCCAAATCTAGCAAATGATCCACCTAGTGGTTCACCTCTTTGCCACTTGTTATACCTTTCTTTTTCTATTATAGAACCTGCTTGTTCAAAATCATCAATTTCTACATAATGATAATAAGCTTCTAACGCGGTTAACCCATCTTTTATCGTTTCAACACTTTCAACACTCTCCGTCCAAAACTCCGCAGCTTTAATATTAGCGGTTTCCCAATCTTCACTTTTTCTTAAACGTGCGATCGCTTCTTCCCTAACCATTGGATGTAAAAAAAATTCACCCTTGTTAACTTCTACTAAAGAACGATTTTTTAACGACTCAATCACTCTGCGCTGTTCACCTTCTGGAACATCCCATAATAAACACAATAACCCATTATCAGGAACAGTGGGAACATCTTGATAGCGGTAACACCCCAACCGACATAATAATTTAAACGCATTAATATCAAGTTCTTGCAAACGCTTAAACTGAGAATTAACTAAATTTTTTAAATCGGGTTTAGCTAAAATTTCAGCTTGGTTACAATTCCAATAAGTTTGAATATCTCCTTGATTATCTTCTTGAATTGCACCGCAAAGAATCCGCATCGCCTTAGCATTTCCCCCATAGACTTTGTGCATTTCAGTTAAAATAGACTCATAATTATTAATCTGATAATATTTAAAATATTGTTTCCAGGTACAATAGTCTAACTCAGGTAAACGATAGGTTTCAACCGTAATATCCCCTTCACACAAACGTTCACGACTGGTAATTAAAGTTACTGACTGCACCATCGGATCTGTTAACATTCTCAATAGTTCGATATAACATCGATGGGGTTCAATAAATCTAAACTCAGAATCTAGTGCAGGTTCTAAGTTATCAATTAATATCCCTATTTTTTGATTTTGTAACAATCGTTTGAGTCGTCCCAAGGACACCATAAAATCCCGTCCAGGTTCCTCCTCAAAATCCTTTTTCAGCCATTCCTCAACAATAGTTTCAACAGGCGAGATGGTTTCCCTTTCCTTCGCCATCGTCAAATATAAGATTTTATCAAAATTTTGATTCTTCAGAAATTCTGTAGCCAGAGTTGTTTTCCCAATTCCTGCTGCGGCTTGAATTAAAATAATTTTCGCACCTTGATTAATTTTGGTTTTAAGGTGAGCGATCGCATTTTCCCGACCAATAAAATTAATATTTTCGTTAACAATATTTTCGGGAATGGTGATCTCATTGTTACTATCAATAAAATTAGATGCAGGGGTTATAGGTGTGGAGGGAGAGGCGATCGCAACTTTATTATAGTAACGCTCGACAACCGCTTGCACATTATCCCGCTTTACCTTTTCTTCACATAAGTTTGACAACCTTTGCCAAAGTTTGTATGCAGCCGTCTTAACACTTTCACCTACAAACCCCTCGCTATTTCCAATTTCATCATAACTTTTGCCCTCTTTACCCCTCCACGCCTCTTTCAAGATAGTAGTTTCAAGGGTACTCAAGGTTTTGAGCTTCTTAGCCATTAGTTGTGAACTGATAAAGTCCAAAACTGAATTGATGTCCATAGATGTATCCACTGGTAAGTCGCAGCCTCTAATAATAACTATAGATGACTTTGACTGACTTTGGTTAACTCAGGCTCACTTTATCACCCTTTTAAAGCTAAAAAGATCATTTTTTAAATGATTGACTTTCATCTACTGACCATTAAAGAAATTCATTTTATTCTATTGATTAGAAAGACAGTAAATTATCAATCTTTCAAGGAGATAAAACTATGTCTAGCAAAGAAAACACCCCCCGTTATGACGTTAAAACTAGCAGTGATCATACCCTTGGTGGCTTCGGCTCGAAGATACACAGAACGGTCATCCGGGATAACGCCACTGGTCAAACTCACACGGGTACTTCGTATACCAGTGCAGAAAAGTCCCGCGATAATGCGTTTGATAAAGCCAATAAAAATCGCTAAACAGGAGATCTACCCCCTTCTGCAAGAGGAACAAACCACGTCTGGGCACATTTAGATGCCGACAAGTGCGTTTATAACAAGTAGAGACTTACCTAGGGGGGCGGGTTCGCCAATATCTCGAATACCTGCTAGAAATTTCACTGAACCCTCCCCTTTTTATTATCAATTAACTCCTTAATACTAAAAACTTTAGTCAGTTTTAACCAACTAAAGTTTTAGCTTTATTAAGTCTTTAACCTATTTTAATAGGTTTGAGCTTTGAGCCTGAATTTTAATTCAAGGCTGTTTTTTCTAGTTGATTAATCATCAACTCATCCTAGATGGTGCGTGCGCGTTGCTTACACACCCTACAATTAACGAGTGTAACGACCATTATTCGGATAAGGTTGGGGATAAGTTTGATTGGTGTTACGATCATAACGCTCATAGCGATCGCTCCCATTATAAGTTCCTGAATTATACCGACCATTATAATTCCCATTAGTCTCACCCCGTTTCCAAGCTTCATATTCTTGATCTAAACGTTGATCAAGAGCATTATGAGAATCTCGGATCATTTGGGCTTTTTGCGCTGAGGATAAATTGTTATATTGGGGTTTTTTCACCTCTTGTCGCATTTGCTGTTCTAACTCCGCATGACGCTGTTGACGATATTTATCAAATGACTGTTGACTATTGCGATCGTTGCGATTATTGGTATTATAACGACCATTATTATTATAACGATCGTTGTTATTATAACGACCATTATTATTAGATTGCCGTTGTTTCAAGTTGTCATATTCTTGATCTAAACTTTGATCCAGAGTATTATGAGCATCTCGAATCATTTGGGCTTTTTGGGATGAGGATAAATTGCGATATTGAGGTTTTTTCACCTCTTCCCGCATTTGCTGCTCTAACTGTGCATGACGCTGTTGACGATATTGATCAAAATTATTGAGATTATTTTGAGCCAGAATTAAATCTTGAGAGGACTGTCTTGGAGAAGTTGTGTTAATTGGGTTATTAGGCATCACAGCATAGGCTGGAAGCATGGAACTGGCTGCTAATACCACTGTCGCTAAGGTTAATGTCGGTTTCATAGGTCTACTCAACTTGAGAAAATGGTGGATTCTTTTCCTTATTTTAAACTAAAACTTTCTGCCGTAGTTTACATCATCCTGAAAGATGATTTTACCAATTTTGATAAGAATTCCTAGGCTATCTGGGAAAAATGCGAGTCAGCAATTGCTCTAACTCCTGACTTACTTTAATAGTCGATGGACATCCCAAAAGGTTCCCTAACCAGCGAGAACCCAATAAACCCAGTTTCTATCGGTGTTTAGTTATTAGTGAAAGCATTAAGAGTTAATTAACTGTCCACTTTTTGTCTAATCCCAGTCAATATTCCTCAAAGCTGTGTTCACCCTGATAGTCACTTGAAGGGAAAACCTTAATGTTTAGTAGGCGTAAACAGGGTAACTTTATCCTCCTACCCCGACCTAGGGATTAAAGTCGCTTTAATAATACTCCAGTTTGCCAATAATAGGCTTCTTGTTTAACAGCTAAAACCTGGAAAAAGGGTTTCCATTTTTCAGCAAAATAATTGATATCATAAAAAACCAATGATCTTGTATCTCGTCCTAATGTAAACATGGCAAAATCTTGATTAATATATTCCAAATAGTTTTGCATACAGGCTTGTTTTTGTTCTTTTGGCCAGATATTATTATTAGATAGCCAGAGTTCAGGAAATTCTCTGATTTTCTCAAAAATATAACGTTCTTGAATAGTAATAAAAGCCAGTCCTCCGGGTTTTAAAATTCGACGGAGTTCTAACAGCCAAGCATCTGCTAAATCATCAATATGAGTAAACACTGAGCCCGCATAAATTAAATCAAAATAGCGGTCTTCAAAGGGTAAATGGGGCATTGTTGTCCCTACAAAAAAATGAAAGGGAGGACTCATATTTTGTTGACACCATGCAATACAATCCGCGTTAATATCCGTTCCCCACATTTCACAAATATCAGATAAATCGGCTAACTCCCGAAGAATTCGCCCCGATGCACAGCCAAAATCTAAAATCCGGCTTCCTGTTTTTAAGAAATAACCAGACTCTCGCAATACACTCAACATTACCTGAACTTGAGTTTTTCCAGAGTTAAGATAATACTGCTCATTTTCGGCAAAAACTAACATGATCTCTTTGGGGGGAACCGGAAATTGCCATTTCCCTGTCTGGGAATTTTTGCCCAAAGGAACAGGTTTAGGTAACAGATAAGAAGGCGCTTGTCCCGATTTAGGGTAATATTTTAACCAGTCAATCGGTTCTAATTGACCTGATGATGGGGTAGAAGGTGAAATAGAAGAAATTCCGATGAGTTCATTCAATTTTTGTTGGGTTGAAATATCATCCGGTTGCAGTTGTAAAGCTTTTTCAAAACAAGCGATCGCCTCTTGTTTTTGTTGTACATTCAGATACGCTAAACCTAAGTTATAATAACAGGAGGCTTCCGTTGAATTTAATTCCAGCGCTTGTTGATAAGCTGGAATGGCATCTTGCCATCGTTGTAATTGAATGAACCCTTCCCCTAAATTTTTATAAGACCAAAAGAAATCCGATTTAATTCGATGGGCTGTGGTATAAACATCAACGGCTTCTTGCCATCGTTTTAAATTGCAGAGGGAATCCCCTAAATTAATATAACACCAAAAGAAATTCGGATCAATAGAAATAGCTTGTTGACAAACTGGGATGGCTTCTTCCCATTGTTCTAACTGAATTAAGGCTTTGCTTAAACCAACATAAGACCAAAAAAAGTCCGGTTTTAATTCAATGGAATGGCGATAAATTGGAATCACCTCTTCCCATCTTTCTAAGGTGGTTAATACTTCTCCTAACTGTTGATAAACTCCCCAAAAATCAGGATCTAATTCCATCGCTTTTTTATAGATAGGAACGGCTTTTTCCCATTGTTGGGTCTGGGTTAAACATTGTCCTAAACTATTATAAGCCCAAAAGCAATTAGGGTCTAATTTAATCGCTGTTTCATAGATAGGAATAGCTTCTTCCCATCGCTTTAATTTAATTAAAGCTTCTCCTAAATTATTATAAGCCCAAAATTCATTAGATTTTAATTCAATCACTTTTTGATAAGCTATAACCGCTTGTTCAAATTGTTCTGTTTTTAGAGAATAATAGCCAATTCTTTGATACCCTAAAAGTAAGCTGGGTTCAAGATTAATCAATTTTTGGTAACAAATGATTGCTTCGTTAAACTGTCCACTCTCTTGATATTGAGTGGCTTGTTGAGATAATTCACTCATCAGGGAAGCATAGGGATGAGAGGATTGAGTAATAATTAAACTATCTTCTGGGTTAGATTGGGTCATATTTTGGGGTACAAACTGTTGCAATGGGTTACTTTTATTTATTCTATCAGTGAATGGCTGTATTTACTCAATAAACCCTGATTAATAATGCCTTTTCTATCAGAATCATCAGCCTCCAATATTAATATTTTGTACCCGAACTGGAACGCAAGCATGGGTCATTTGAGCAATTTGTAAAGGTTCTCCTTTTCCACACATATTAGTGCCACATTGTTGCCATTCAGAAGCAGGGCCAATAGCATCGACTTGGTTCCAAAAATCCGTTGTCATGGCGTGATAGGTGACATCTTTTAACATTCCGACAATTTTGCCATTTTTGATTTGCCAAAACCCATCGCCACCAAATTGAAAATTACGCCGTTGTTGATCAATGGAAAAACTACCAATACCATCTATTAAAATTCCCTCTTTGGTATCAGCAATCATCTCGGCTAATGTTGCCGTATGACTGCCTCCAATTGGCCCTGGTTCTAATCCTAAATTGGGAATTCTCACCATCGGTAAACTTGACCAACTATCAGCAAAAGCACAGCCCTTACTACTTGATTTTCCTAAGCGATAAGCGGTTTCTCGATCTGTTAAATAATCCACTAAAATACCCTCTTTCACTACATACCATTCTTGAGAGGGAACTCCTTCATCATCATAACCGATGGTACTCCGTCCTGCGGGTTGGGTGCGATCGCATTTAAAATTAATCCAAGGCGCTGCATATTGGAGAGTTCCGAGTTGATCCGTTGTGGCAAAACTGGTGCCTGCAAAGTTAGATTCATAGCCATAAACCCGATCTAATTCGGTGGGATGACCAACGGATTCATGAATAGTTAAATAAAGATTTGTCGGCTTTAAAATTAACGTGCTTTGAATTCCTGACGGCCCTTTAGGAGCATAAACTTTTTCTAAAGCTTCTTCGGCGACCCGTTCAATTTGACTCAATAAATCGGTTTGATCAATATGTTCATAACCAAGATTTAAAGGAGGTCGTTCATAACTGCGACTTTGAGCATCCCCATTCGCAACCGCCGTACAGCGATATCCACTATAACTGCGATAAATTGTTTGTTCAATTAATGACCCTTCTGTGGAAGCAAAGAGTTTATTTTCTTGGTTAAATTGTAGATAAGAATTTGCTTTTCTAATTCCTTGTTCTTGATACTGAAGTAAGCGATCATTGATCGTTAATAATAAATTAGCTTTTTCGCTAATTGGAATTGAAAAGGGATCAATTTTAATCGGTGTAATATAGGTATCTTGGTAGGCTTTAACGGGAACTAAACGCACAGGATTTTGTTGACATAAACGGCTTCCTTTGGCAATTTCAATCGCCAAATTAACCATCCGAATTAATTCTTCTGGGGTTTGGCGATAACTCGCAGCAAATCCCCAAGCGCCCTTCAGCAAAACTCGGACTCCAAAACCAGATTTCTGATGATCGGTGAGGTGACTTAAGGAGTGATCATGAGCATGAAGTGTTTGATTTCGATAGGTACAAAAACGAATATCTCCATACTCACATCCCGCTTGATCAATTAAATCAATCGCAAGAGTAGCTAAATCACAGGTTTTTTGGCGGGTAGAGGTTGTTAGCATATTTTGTTAATGGGGTAATAGAAAGAAACCCCCAAACTAAAAATAATAATAAAAAAGATTAGGAATAACATAGAACAATTGAGGTGTGTTGTCTGTTAACCGTCAACCGTCAACCGTCAACCGTCAACAGCCAACAAGCCTCTACCTATTCCAAGAATAAATTAGGATCGGGTGCACCTTGTCCATCCGTAGGACTCGGTTCAACAGCCGATGGAGGCGCGGGTTCGGGTGCAGGCGCCACCACTTCAGCCGCAGGTTCTGGGGGTGTATAGGGATCATCCGAGTAACCTGAATCTGGTGCTGCATTTGAGGGGCTAGAATAACCACTATCCTCAGAATAGCTGGGTTCTGAATAATTGGAATACCCACTATCGCCAGAATAGCTGGGTTCTGAATAATTGGAATACCCACTATCGCCAGAATAGCCCGAATCATTAGAGTAGGAATCCCCTTGAGATACCGGACGAGCCGTTTCTACAGGCTGCTGTTGGGCTGCGATGGCCGTATCTCGTTCGGCGGCCCATCCGGCGATCGCCCCTTGAGCCTCAGAATATAACGCCCGACCATAGCCAATTTGAGCAGCTTCAGCAATGGCGCCACTGAGATTTCCCTTCCCGGCTAAACCATAAGCTCGATTCAAAATTGGCCGATCTTCAGTGGTTTGAACTTGAGCCACCCAACCGGAAATTTTATCTCGTGCGGGCTGATACAACGCCCGACCAGAGTTAATTTTAGAAGCTTTATCAATCGCAGCACTGAGATTTCCCTGTTTCGCTAAAGCTAACGCTTCATTCAGTAGGGGCTGATCCTCTATAATTTCAATCCGTTTTGTCCATTCTGCAATTAACGTTTGGGCTTCAATCCTTAACGGGCGTCCTAAAGCCACTTGACGCGCTTGTTGGACGGCGGTTTCAAACCCGTCTATGCTTCCCGTTTGGGCTAAACGTCGAGCTAGAGCAATGTAGGGCTGATCCTCTAAGCGTTGAATTTGTTTGCGCCAATGGGCGACTAAGGTTTGAGCATGAATACGCCGAGGTTGTTGGGGCGTAATCATTTGAGCTTGATCAATTGCCAATTGTAAAGTAAAGGGATGCTCAATATTCGCCGCCACCGTCGCCAACTGCAAATTCATCAGATCTTGAATTTGTTTGGAAATCTCCTCCGGTTTAACTTGAGCTTCCTCATAGGGAGGGCGATTATTCCCCATTTTATCCAGAGCCGCTTGTCCTTCCCAAAGCAGGGCCA
The sequence above is drawn from the Planktothrix serta PCC 8927 genome and encodes:
- a CDS encoding GGDEF domain-containing protein; amino-acid sequence: MLSSNEFDLYNLSHPIPSILCSSLSSTLQDQHLYDCQVDVSECGEVVANYFNYNPLFPGVILTQKQEFFGMISRRRFLERLSRPYGIELFLKRPLKLLYRLEKKQLLILAGSTPILEATQSALKRLPDLVYEPIVVQLAPQIYRLIDMYQLLLAQAQIHQLSNQILQELYQELQIKASLDGLTQVANRHFFDQYFEQQWLQLEFTKFPLSLIFTDVDYFKAYNDTYGHQAGDDCLKQIAQVIAQTLTLDQGLVARYGGEEFVVVLPKIYLDQAILIAEKMRDNIKAIQLHHPSSSVSSHVTISLGIATVEFGNSEIMNQIKTPGDLIIAADQALYEAKNQGRDRVVSFSMRDPYLWVTSPQVSLQNH
- a CDS encoding nucleotidyltransferase family protein — translated: MKIREFLQQKREDILQIADQHGAFNVRIFGSVARGEETENSDIDFLIDYDISKISPWFPVGLIEDLEQILNRKVDVVTAKSLHYFIREKILNEAIKL
- a CDS encoding HepT-like ribonuclease domain-containing protein gives rise to the protein MKENRIYLIHIRDCLQRIKSYTATGKDGFYEQTMIQDAVMRNLEVMCESIRLLPDEWKASEPNTPWHRIVGFRNRLAHEYLGIDLEVIWDIVENYLPGLETAIEKIAERFWQV
- a CDS encoding tetratricopeptide repeat protein, which translates into the protein MAKKLKTLSTLETTILKEAWRGKEGKSYDEIGNSEGFVGESVKTAAYKLWQRLSNLCEEKVKRDNVQAVVERYYNKVAIASPSTPITPASNFIDSNNEITIPENIVNENINFIGRENAIAHLKTKINQGAKIILIQAAAGIGKTTLATEFLKNQNFDKILYLTMAKERETISPVETIVEEWLKKDFEEEPGRDFMVSLGRLKRLLQNQKIGILIDNLEPALDSEFRFIEPHRCYIELLRMLTDPMVQSVTLITSRERLCEGDITVETYRLPELDYCTWKQYFKYYQINNYESILTEMHKVYGGNAKAMRILCGAIQEDNQGDIQTYWNCNQAEILAKPDLKNLVNSQFKRLQELDINAFKLLCRLGCYRYQDVPTVPDNGLLCLLWDVPEGEQRRVIESLKNRSLVEVNKGEFFLHPMVREEAIARLRKSEDWETANIKAAEFWTESVESVETIKDGLTALEAYYHYVEIDDFEQAGSIIEKERYNKWQRGEPLGGSFARFGLLQQTASLINKVKDKLENSYVKARLYKILGDIQWLRGSIHQAINHHKECKSIAEKIKTLYIDSEQSPELDFYLYQLYRLSVVSLFNQGLCYLDIGDLGQSYLLFEETIFTLSNKKIILITKENQLYQDHFYHIQLCSYVYLALINSYWGNTETTLSYLNKSKPLKEAKVTIWSQGYTFLCLGVAYKNIGETLNSFEMYNQAISFAQETNFTQVKAKALTGLGELYRMQGDFTTALTHHQESIEILEQIGAKCDIAEAYYQQALTYQQMGDRENSQPNFDNAIQLFTEIEAPRRVERVRKSIINE
- a CDS encoding tetratricopeptide repeat protein, with translation MTQSNPEDSLIITQSSHPYASLMSELSQQATQYQESGQFNEAIICYQKLINLEPSLLLGYQRIGYYSLKTEQFEQAVIAYQKVIELKSNEFWAYNNLGEALIKLKRWEEAIPIYETAIKLDPNCFWAYNSLGQCLTQTQQWEKAVPIYKKAMELDPDFWGVYQQLGEVLTTLERWEEVIPIYRHSIELKPDFFWSYVGLSKALIQLEQWEEAIPVCQQAISIDPNFFWCYINLGDSLCNLKRWQEAVDVYTTAHRIKSDFFWSYKNLGEGFIQLQRWQDAIPAYQQALELNSTEASCYYNLGLAYLNVQQKQEAIACFEKALQLQPDDISTQQKLNELIGISSISPSTPSSGQLEPIDWLKYYPKSGQAPSYLLPKPVPLGKNSQTGKWQFPVPPKEIMLVFAENEQYYLNSGKTQVQVMLSVLRESGYFLKTGSRILDFGCASGRILRELADLSDICEMWGTDINADCIAWCQQNMSPPFHFFVGTTMPHLPFEDRYFDLIYAGSVFTHIDDLADAWLLELRRILKPGGLAFITIQERYIFEKIREFPELWLSNNNIWPKEQKQACMQNYLEYINQDFAMFTLGRDTRSLVFYDINYFAEKWKPFFQVLAVKQEAYYWQTGVLLKRL